TGCAAACTACTATTAATTAGTCTAATAGTTTGCTATAATTAAATTAAACATTAATATATACGGAGGTAAAAATATGAGCGAAGCAGTACTAGAACAAGACTTAGGCGAAATTGAAGTCACTCGTCGAAAAACCTTTAACCGAAACAAATGGTTGTTTTCAATCGGTGGTATCGGCAGAGATATGGCCTATACTTTAATTGCGAGCTTTTTGCTTGCATACATACAGTTTGGTATTCCTTTAACGCTTGCGCAATTTACCACAATTAGCCTTGCAATAGGCGTTGGCGGTAGAGTTTGGGACGCAATCAACGACCCGATGATGGGCGCAATTATCGAAGGCACGCACATGAAATGGGGTAAGTTTAAGCCTTGGATATTAATCGGCGCAGTATCTTGCGGTTTAGTTATTATTTTAATGTTTAACGTTCAATCGCTTACCGGGTGGAGTTTTGTAGCCTTTATGATATTTGCGTATTTATTGTGGGAGTCTACTTTTACAATGAACGACATAGGCTACTGGGCAATGCTACCTAGCTTATCTAGCGTCAACAAGGAACGTAACAACGTAACTACTCTTACCGTACTTTTTGCAGGTTTGGGCGCAATCATAGCGCAAGGGCTTATACCTACGCTTGCAACCGGCAACGTACTTAAAGCTTACGGCGTATTGTCGATAGTAGTCGCCGTCGCCTTTATAGGTTTTCAAATTATGACGGCGTTTGGCGTAAAAGAACAACCTCGTCCCGAGGGGCTTAAACAAGAAAAAGTTTCTCTCAAAAAGATGTGGCAAGTTATCAAGAAGAACGACCAAATTCTTTGGATGACGCTGTCAATGTTGTTCTACAACATCGGTTCGGCTCTACTTGTAGCGCTTGCGCTCAACCTTCTTTATTTAGAGGTTGGTTACGCAGGTGCAAACTATTTTATAATAGTAGCAGTTTATGGCGTAACAAGCGTAGTAATCAACATTATCTATCCTTTGCTCGCTAACCGAATAGGCAGAAAGAAGATACAATTTTTAAGTATAATGGTAGCCATAATCGGTTATATCGCAATAGGTTGTATGGGCTGGGGCGGTTCGTTTAACATAATTGCGTTAGGCGCAATTTGCGTGTTAATTTCAGCCGGTCAATCGTTATTTTACATGTCAAGCATAATTAATATGACTAACTGCGTAGAGTATAACGACTACATTTCGGGCGAACGCAACGAAGCCGTAGTGTCGACTTTGCGTCCATTTATGGCTAAATTTGCAAGCGCTTTACAATTTGGTATTACCACGCTTGCCTTAATTATTAGCGGTATATTTATTCTTTCTCAATCAATCTCAATGGTTGAAACGCAGAAGAATATGTTTGGCAAGATGGACTTAATTAATCAAACCAAATATATTGAGATTACGCAAGATTATCTCGACGACTTGAAAGCTCTCGAAGAAGGTTCAACCGAATATAATAATATGGTTATTACCATAAACGAGAGAATTCTTGCCGACAAACTTATGAGCACGACTCAACTTGACGCTAACTATATCAATGTCGTAGGCGACGCAATTATAATTAGACATACTTATAATGTAAAGGGCGAGGAGCTTAAAGGCGACAACAATTTAGTAGCGTTAGGCAGGCTTAAAGATTTAACCGACGAACAGCTCGAAGAACGCCCAACAGGCGACAATTATTTTGTCTACGAACTTAGCGTTGGCGATTATATGAAGGACAATGTGTTAATAATGGAAGGCACAGCCGACATTCACTTTAAAGACAAGGGCAGTTTGACTACACGAATAGTTTTGCGTTTGTTTGTAAGCATAGTTCCCGTACTTTTCTTACTTATAGCTTGGATAATACAGAGCAAGAAATTTATAATCGACGAACCTTATTATGACAAGATGTTAGTTGAAATTAATAGAAGACAAGCAGAACTTACTTCAAGCGAACAAGAAGTCGCAAACCAAGAAGTAGTAGAAGAACAACCTAATCCTAAGGAATAAATAATATTTATTTAAATCTACATTAATTTTTAGCGGAGAAATTTTTAAGTTTCTCCGCTAATTTTTTTTATAACGCCTTGTTTATATTGTCGTATAGGTTAGTTTTGATGTGGTTTATTTTTGCTTAAACCTTACGCCTCTTAGCCAACTTTTTAATGTATATTTTATCTAAGCAAGACCTACTTTACAAATTTATTATTTTAACACAATAGAACTAATCAACTTTATTTATAATGATTTAAGTATTTCTTCCCTTTGTCGTTCATAGTCGGGGCTATCTTTATTTGACAATAATTCTACTATTTTTTGTTGTTTTTCTCGGTTGAGTTTAAATTTGCTAGCTATAATTATTCCAAAGATAATTATAATTAGCGGAATTATTACAATGGTAAGTAGTAGAGCAACTTGCGCCGAATGTTGTTGAATCAAGGGGCTAAGCTGTACGTTTCCGCCAGAAATTATCACACGGAAATTGTCAAGCGCCATACCTAGTTTTTCTACCGCAAGAAGGTCGTTTGTAAGGTAGCTATTGTACTCTGCAAGCGTTACGTATTGCGTCGGCGTATATTTACATAGTCCAAGCGCAATAGGCGGTAGAGCTAGCCCAAGCGCCTGCGCAACGGTATTGAGAAAGTTTGTAAGCCCCGAGAAACTCCCCTCGGTGCGCTTACCAAAACATAATTCGCCTACGTTGCACACGTCGCCGAAAGAAGAATGAGGCACAAATACGCAAGCGCCCAGCCCATAACCAATGCAAAATGCAAGTATCATAATGACTAAGTCGCTTGCGCCCGACACGCTGGTAAAGTGGTAATTAATGCCACCGCTATTGTTTATTGTTTGCGTAACCGTAGGGGCAAGACTTTCAGTAGGCAGTAATAGTAGCGACAACGTAAAGGTCGCCCAAATAATCGCACCAACTATATAAGTCGTTCTCTTGCCAAATCTCTTAATTAACATAAGGTTAACGGGTAAAGCGATTATTTGCGATAGAAACATTATAACCGCCGAAATTGTTGCGATAGGGAATCTACTTGCCGTATCTAATGCGCCAAGCGTTTGCGAAGTAATTGCATAATAAGTATATTTTCTTAAATAGAAGTCGCAAAACACAAAGAAGAAACTACTCATTACCGCCATAGCCATACTCGTACACATTTGCATACCCAAATATTGACGGTAAGTCTTTAATTTTAGAGGTTTAAAAAATTCTTTTAAGCTTAATTTTTGTTTAACGGGCAAAGTGCGGACTTGTTCTTTGGCAAATAAAGCCGTTACAATTACCGATACGGCAAAGATTGCGCCAAAAATTATAGCCATATAGATATAGCCAAGACCATTGTCCGCCTTGCTAGGCGAAGCTATCATACTAGGGACGGCTACGCAAATTAGCGAACTAAGTATAGAAAAGGCTATTCTAACCGCATTTACCTTGTTGCGTTGGTTGTAATCGTCGGTCATTTCGCTACCAAGCGAAAAATATGGTATAAGAATAAATGATTGAGCCGTAGAGTATAGCATATATACAACAATGACAAATATAATTTTTACCAGTTGACTTGTAAACAGCATATTCCAGGGGAAAAAGAGCAGTACAAAGGCTACAAACATTATAGGGGCGGATATTAGCATAAAGAAGCGTCTTTTTCCAAATTTGCTATTTGAGTTTCTTGCGTCGGTTATTTTGCCGATAAAGGGGTCAATCAACCCGTCCCAAAATTTTGAAATAAACAATATAGGGCTTACAAATAAGGGGTTGATGCCTACTACGAGGGTAAGAAAGGGGAAAAATAAGAAATTTATTATGTTGAAACTTCCTCCGCCAAATATATCGGCGGAAGCAAACGCAAGTTTTTGACCAAGAGATACCTTTGCAGTTTGAGATTGCCCCATTTTTTCTCCTTGTTGACGCAAATATAATATTTTTAACGATTGATATTTTTTGTCAGCGAACAATTATAAGTGTTATATTGATAATTTTATCTTGTTGATTAATGTGTAGGCGTTTTTCGCTAGCGTAATTTTAGGCAAATAAGCTTTAAGTTGTTTTGATTAATAAGAAAAAGTCCTAAGTAACACCTTTGACTATTAGCTTAGGACGAATATACGCTTATACGTTAAACCTAAATAAGACGACGTCGCCATCTTTTATCACGTAGTCCTTGCCCTCGCTACGAACTTTGCCTTGCTCCCTTGCGTTATTGTAATTGCCACAATCTAGCAAGGTTTGATACGGGACAATTTCAGCTCGAATAAAGCCTTTTTCAAAGTCGGTGTGAATTTTGCCTGCGGCTTGCGGAGCTTTCGTACCTTCTTCGATAGTCCACGCTCTTGTTTCTTTTTCGCCTGCCGTAAGGTAAGATATTAGCCCAAGCAATTTATATGACTTTTCGATTAGCCTTTCAAGACCCCCCTTAGTTATGCCATAACTTTCAAGAAACATTTCTCGTTCTTCCTTGCTAAGGTGTTGCAATTCTTCTTCAACTTTTGCGCATAGCGTTATAACTTCTTCGCCGTCTACGCTTGCTTTAAGTTGGTCTACTAGCGGACAATCTTGTCCTAAGTCGTCTTCGCCTATATTTGCGACATATATTACCGGCTTTGCAGTAAGAAGTAACAAATCTTGCGATATTTCTTTTTCTTGTTCGTCAAGGTCAAGAGTACGAGCAAGTTTGCCTTGCGTTAAGTGGTCGAGCAACTTCTGGTAGGTTTCTATCATTTGTTGATATTTCTTTTCGCCCGACTTTGCCATTACTTTGGCTTTGTCTAACCTAGAATTTAGCGTGTCGATGTCGGCAAATATTAGTTCGAGGTTGATTGTTTCTACATCGCTACTAGGGTTGACGACGGCGTCAACGTGAACTACGTTAGGGTCGTTAAAACATCTTACTACGTGAACGATAGCGTCGACTTCTCTAATATGGGACAAGAATTTGTTGCCTAGCCCTTCGCCCTTGCTTGCGCCCTTGACTAGCCCGGCTATATCTACAAATTTAACCGTAGCGGGCGTAATTTTTTTACTTGCGTAAAGGTTTGCTAATTTATCTAGTCTTTCGTCGGGGACGGCGACTACGCCTACGTTTGCCTCGATTGTGCAGAATGGATAGTTTGCGCATTCTGCCCCCGCCTTAGTTATGGCGTTAAATAGTGTGCTTTTACCTACGTTAGGTAGCCCAACAACCCCTAATTTCATTTTTACGTTCTCCAATTAATAAATATTGTTCTAAAAAAATTGCTTTTGTGTTATAATTATACAGTAGATTTCTAGGTTTGTAAATATAAAGGGGTGAAAAATAATGAATATTTGGGAGAGCGTATTTTTAGGCGCTTTACAAGGGTTAACCGAATTTTTGCCAATTTCTTCTAGCGGACATTTAATACTTGCCGGACAATTATTTAATATTCCAAATGATTTATTTTTTAACGTTTTTTTGCACGTGGGGACTTTGCTTTCGGTAGTTATTATTTTACGCAAGAAGATTTTTTTATTGTTTACTAAGGCGTATAGAAAGGTCTTTCTTATGTTGGTTTTAGCCACTATTCCTACTGTTGCCATAGCTTTGCTTGTAAAGATATTCGTACCCGAAGAAATTTTAGACTCTCTACTGCCGATAGGCTTTGCGCTTACCATATTTGTTTTGCTGGCAAACCACTTTTTTTCTAAGGGCGATTTACCGTTAGAGAGTAGATTTTTGCCTCCAATTATTACCGGCGTTGTGCAGGGAATAGCCGTTTTGCCCGGTCTATCTCGTAGCGGTAGCACCATAGCCACGCTTTCGTTGTTTGGGGTAAATAGGGTTCAAGCCGTAGATTTTAGTTTTTTAATGTCTATTCCAATTATTTGCGGTTCTGCGCTTGTCGAAGGGTACGAAGCTATTAAGACTCCGGTTGACGTCAGTTGGTATTGCGTTGTAATCGGTATTGTAGTCGCTTTTCTTGTAGGTTGCCTGTCTATAAGGGTAGTAAGTAAGCTTGCTTCTACTAAGAAACTTGTATATTTTGCAATTTATTTAGTTCTACCGCTTATTACAAGTTTAATATTGCTGTAATTTTTAAATAAGTTAAAGGGCTTAAAATTAGTTTTAAGCCCTTTTTTAGTTAAAGAATTAAGTTTTGCGTAACTAACAATAAATATAACTAACAATAAATATATCAAAAAATAAATATAATTTTTAACAATAATTTTTATTTAACAAAGAGAACATTTTTTGTTCTTGTTATATATCTACGTATCCGCCTTTTGCCATAGTTCTACTAAATAGAGCGAAGAATTCTCTTTCGCCCGTACTGCCGAGAGTTATCGGGGTTGCTTGAACAAGGTAGCCCGAGTCGGTAAACCAACCGCCGAAAGTATAGCCAAACTTACTTGCGGTAAATAGATTTATTGTAGGCGTAGCGACGGTGTAATTAGGCGGATTAAGACCGTCGTGTTGTCCGCCGTCTAGGTGGTAGGTAATTGCGTAAGTTATTATGTTCCATTTTGCGTAAATTGTGACGTTAGCTGTAATTGCCGAACCTGCAACTGCTAAATTAGCAGTAGCGGGTTCGGTATACCAACCGGCAAAAGCAAAGCCTTGCTTAGTAGGAGTTGGCAAAGGGTTAGGTAGAGCGGTTACTCCTGTTAAACTTGTTACGGCGCTACCGCCGTTAGAATTGTAGTCTACTGAGTATCCGCTAGGAATTGCCGTCCATTTTGCATTAATTATAACTTGGTCGTTAGAATTTCCTAATGGTATTAATGGTTCGCCGTTTGCAACTGGGGTTGTAAATGCGCTATCGGCATACCAACCGGCAAAAGTATAGCCGGGCTTAGTTGGCGGTTGCGAAGGTAGGTTAAGATTATAATTATCGGTAGTGTCAATGTTACCTTTATCGCCATTTGTATAAGTACCGCCGTTAAGTTCGGCTACTACCATATAACCACCGCCTAAAAATACATTTTTAAGTATTGCTACGGCCTTGCCGGAACTATCGGTAAAAGTTTGTTTGTTAAGTCCCGTCCTCGTTATATTAAGTCCTATTATTTTAAAGTATCTGGTAATATAATCATTAAATGTAGAATTAAAAGACGCATCAAATGAAAAATCTGGCGCAGGAGTGAAAGCACTAAGAAAGGCTAACATTTCGTCTAATACAGGTTTACACTGATTACATGTAGCTTCCGTCATATCCATAGCGAAAAACCAATTCTCCTGCATAGTTATTGATTCAGCAGAACGAATAGTTGACCGAGTGGTAATTATATGCGTTTTTGGAATATTGTTTGTAAAGTAGCTAATTATAAGTCTTTCATAAGCATTGATTTCTCCGGATTGCGGATAGGCAAATAATTGTAAATTTGTAAACATTATGCTGTAATCTCCAATATTTCGTATGTCAAGTCAAGCGTAGGCGCAACGTTACTTGTAAGCTCTAAGACAAAACTTCCAACATATACGGTAGGAATTTTGCTTACTAAGTTAGTAAGCGCAGTTAGAGTTTCTTTGTTAGAAGGATATATTTTTACATAAGCGTTTGCGGTAATTAGATTGTCGCTAACGCTAGCTAGGTAAGGGCTTGCCGTCCCGGTAAGGCTGACCCTGACTTGTTTTATGGTTACGCCGACATTACCTTTTTCGCCCTGTATACCCTGAACCCCCTGTATACCCTGAACCCCTTGTGCGCCTTGTATTCCGCTGTCGCCTCTGTCGCCCTTTTCACCCCGAACGCCTTGTATGCCTTGTATACCTTGTATTCCTCTGTCGCCCTTTTCGCCTTGTATTCCTTGTATACCCTGTATACCCTTTTCGCCCTGTATGCCTTGTATTCCTCTGTCACCTTTGTCACCTTTCTCGCCCTTTGCTCCGGTATACATTCCCGTAGCTTTATCTGCTATAAGTTGAGTTGCGGTGTCGTTACAATTTTTGATAGCGGTTTGGGTATCTGCAATTTGCAAGAACATTTTTGCGATAATGTCGTTATTTACCGTAGTGTTCAAGTTTGCTGAGACCGATTCTTTTACTTCAAGCGAACAAGTTAAATCGCTTTTAAGTACAATTTTTGAGTTTGTAGCCTCCCTAGCTACAAGTTGAATATAGACGTTTCCCCTCCTTGCAATACAATTTTCAAGGTCGTAATAAAGCACCGAAGTGTATTGAGCGTCGGCGATACTAAGTAATTGCGGACTTACAAATCTACTTTTGCCATTAAAAAATTCTAAATTGTAATTGTAGTTTGCAAGTGTGGCAGGCACAATTACCTTTAACCTTGTAGTAAGATTGTCGCCTTCGCTTATGTACATTTTGCTTAGAGCGACTAATTCACGGTTTTCTGTAAACCGTAGGTAGTAGTTAACTATTGCCATTTTCTTCTCCTTTTTCAAAAGGTAAGATATATTCTTGTCTATATATTATAAAGCTTACTGTCAATATTTTTAATCAAGTTCTTCCAACTTAATTATTATTTGATTGCTTTTTGTCAATAATTAAATTAGGAGGTACTAAGTATGAAGTGTAAACGCTGTAAAAAACCTATTGAAACAAACAAGGCTGTAATATGTCCTAATTGTAGGCAAGTAGTTTGTATGGACTGTTATCAAAAAGACGGCTATACGTGTAGCAAATGTAAGGGAGAATATAAATATTTCAATTAGTATATTTTGAACGTAGTTATTGCTAAATATGACTTTTTTTGATATAATATTTTTATGTTAGAAAAGCTTAAATTACTTAACAATCAACCCGTTGTCCTTGCCGTTTCGGGCGGAATAGACTCTATGGTAATGCTTGACATCTTTATCAAGCATTACAAGGGCGACTTTTGCGTTGCAACGGTAAATCACAATATTCGCCAAACAGCCAAACAAGATTGCTTGTTTGTCGCCGACTTTTGCAAGCGTTATAGCGTAGAATGTAATATTCTTTGCGTCGACGTACCTAGCCATCAACAAAAAAACCACCTTTCGCAAGAAACTTCGGCAAGGCTACTTAGGCACGATGTTTTAGAAAAATTTGCCGACGGAAAAATAATTTGTCTTGCTCATAACAAAAATGACAACGCCGAAACTATACTTATGCACTTACTTAGGGGTAGCGGAGCAAAAGGCGCTTTGGGTATTATAGACACGCCTCGTCTTTTTAGACCCTTAATTGATTGTTCAAGACAACAAATCGAACAATACGCAAAAGAGAACTCCGTTTCTTACGTAATAGACCACACTAACGACGATATAACTTACACTCGCAACTTTGTTCGCAAGGTTATTTTGCCCGATTGCAAAAAAGTTAACGCAAATTATCTTGACAATATAATAAATTTTTCTAAGTTAATTTCCGCCGACCAAGTTTATCTTATACGGCAAGCGAACGAATTGCTGAATATTTATTCGGTCGAAGTCGACAACAAAACTGCCATTATACCGCTACAACTTTTTGAGTGTCCTTTGCCTCTTGTCAGCCGAGCCATTTTTATAATTTTTAGCAAATTAGGGGTAAATGTTGATATCGAACAAGTTCATATTAAAGATATTTGTAGCCTAAGCGACAAAATTGTTGGTAAAAGTTTAAATTTACCCTTTGACTTTATAGCGTATAGGGATTACAATAGTATAAATATTTCTAGCGTAGGTCTTTCTAGCAATGCCCAAGAAGTTATACAAAGTTGCCCGTTTAGCGTTGGCGATACTACGATTGCAAATCGTGT
The sequence above is a segment of the Clostridia bacterium genome. Coding sequences within it:
- a CDS encoding MFS transporter, translating into MSEAVLEQDLGEIEVTRRKTFNRNKWLFSIGGIGRDMAYTLIASFLLAYIQFGIPLTLAQFTTISLAIGVGGRVWDAINDPMMGAIIEGTHMKWGKFKPWILIGAVSCGLVIILMFNVQSLTGWSFVAFMIFAYLLWESTFTMNDIGYWAMLPSLSSVNKERNNVTTLTVLFAGLGAIIAQGLIPTLATGNVLKAYGVLSIVVAVAFIGFQIMTAFGVKEQPRPEGLKQEKVSLKKMWQVIKKNDQILWMTLSMLFYNIGSALLVALALNLLYLEVGYAGANYFIIVAVYGVTSVVINIIYPLLANRIGRKKIQFLSIMVAIIGYIAIGCMGWGGSFNIIALGAICVLISAGQSLFYMSSIINMTNCVEYNDYISGERNEAVVSTLRPFMAKFASALQFGITTLALIISGIFILSQSISMVETQKNMFGKMDLINQTKYIEITQDYLDDLKALEEGSTEYNNMVITINERILADKLMSTTQLDANYINVVGDAIIIRHTYNVKGEELKGDNNLVALGRLKDLTDEQLEERPTGDNYFVYELSVGDYMKDNVLIMEGTADIHFKDKGSLTTRIVLRLFVSIVPVLFLLIAWIIQSKKFIIDEPYYDKMLVEINRRQAELTSSEQEVANQEVVEEQPNPKE
- a CDS encoding MFS transporter; its protein translation is MGQSQTAKVSLGQKLAFASADIFGGGSFNIINFLFFPFLTLVVGINPLFVSPILFISKFWDGLIDPFIGKITDARNSNSKFGKRRFFMLISAPIMFVAFVLLFFPWNMLFTSQLVKIIFVIVVYMLYSTAQSFILIPYFSLGSEMTDDYNQRNKVNAVRIAFSILSSLICVAVPSMIASPSKADNGLGYIYMAIIFGAIFAVSVIVTALFAKEQVRTLPVKQKLSLKEFFKPLKLKTYRQYLGMQMCTSMAMAVMSSFFFVFCDFYLRKYTYYAITSQTLGALDTASRFPIATISAVIMFLSQIIALPVNLMLIKRFGKRTTYIVGAIIWATFTLSLLLLPTESLAPTVTQTINNSGGINYHFTSVSGASDLVIMILAFCIGYGLGACVFVPHSSFGDVCNVGELCFGKRTEGSFSGLTNFLNTVAQALGLALPPIALGLCKYTPTQYVTLAEYNSYLTNDLLAVEKLGMALDNFRVIISGGNVQLSPLIQQHSAQVALLLTIVIIPLIIIIFGIIIASKFKLNREKQQKIVELLSNKDSPDYERQREEILKSL
- the ychF gene encoding redox-regulated ATPase YchF, which gives rise to MKLGVVGLPNVGKSTLFNAITKAGAECANYPFCTIEANVGVVAVPDERLDKLANLYASKKITPATVKFVDIAGLVKGASKGEGLGNKFLSHIREVDAIVHVVRCFNDPNVVHVDAVVNPSSDVETINLELIFADIDTLNSRLDKAKVMAKSGEKKYQQMIETYQKLLDHLTQGKLARTLDLDEQEKEISQDLLLLTAKPVIYVANIGEDDLGQDCPLVDQLKASVDGEEVITLCAKVEEELQHLSKEEREMFLESYGITKGGLERLIEKSYKLLGLISYLTAGEKETRAWTIEEGTKAPQAAGKIHTDFEKGFIRAEIVPYQTLLDCGNYNNAREQGKVRSEGKDYVIKDGDVVLFRFNV
- a CDS encoding undecaprenyl-diphosphate phosphatase; translated protein: MNIWESVFLGALQGLTEFLPISSSGHLILAGQLFNIPNDLFFNVFLHVGTLLSVVIILRKKIFLLFTKAYRKVFLMLVLATIPTVAIALLVKIFVPEEILDSLLPIGFALTIFVLLANHFFSKGDLPLESRFLPPIITGVVQGIAVLPGLSRSGSTIATLSLFGVNRVQAVDFSFLMSIPIICGSALVEGYEAIKTPVDVSWYCVVIGIVVAFLVGCLSIRVVSKLASTKKLVYFAIYLVLPLITSLILL
- a CDS encoding InlB B-repeat-containing protein — protein: MFTNLQLFAYPQSGEINAYERLIISYFTNNIPKTHIITTRSTIRSAESITMQENWFFAMDMTEATCNQCKPVLDEMLAFLSAFTPAPDFSFDASFNSTFNDYITRYFKIIGLNITRTGLNKQTFTDSSGKAVAILKNVFLGGGYMVVAELNGGTYTNGDKGNIDTTDNYNLNLPSQPPTKPGYTFAGWYADSAFTTPVANGEPLIPLGNSNDQVIINAKWTAIPSGYSVDYNSNGGSAVTSLTGVTALPNPLPTPTKQGFAFAGWYTEPATANLAVAGSAITANVTIYAKWNIITYAITYHLDGGQHDGLNPPNYTVATPTINLFTASKFGYTFGGWFTDSGYLVQATPITLGSTGEREFFALFSRTMAKGGYVDI
- the tilS gene encoding tRNA lysidine(34) synthetase TilS; this encodes MLEKLKLLNNQPVVLAVSGGIDSMVMLDIFIKHYKGDFCVATVNHNIRQTAKQDCLFVADFCKRYSVECNILCVDVPSHQQKNHLSQETSARLLRHDVLEKFADGKIICLAHNKNDNAETILMHLLRGSGAKGALGIIDTPRLFRPLIDCSRQQIEQYAKENSVSYVIDHTNDDITYTRNFVRKVILPDCKKVNANYLDNIINFSKLISADQVYLIRQANELLNIYSVEVDNKTAIIPLQLFECPLPLVSRAIFIIFSKLGVNVDIEQVHIKDICSLSDKIVGKSLNLPFDFIAYRDYNSINISSVGLSSNAQEVIQSCPFSVGDTTIANRVVTVSKVVSGNKIDLNKVPPTAVFRTRRQGDKFAKFGGGTVSLSDYLTDIKIPLKDRDKLVVLANGQDILAIVGVEISRTIKVDDDSNVYYINYK